In Candidatus Desulfofervidus auxilii, one genomic interval encodes:
- the fliR gene encoding flagellar biosynthetic protein FliR, with the protein MTISFHLDEFKIFFLILIRISIVLFSLPFFNNINIPNMTKAAMALAFTIFLFPTITLEKAPNSFVLLIISELIIGIVLSLAINFIFCAAQLAGQLIGYQMGLLIPGAIDPQFGIQSSLLANFAYLLAFTMFLVLNGHYLLIKAIILSFEWVRPGSLFITTALCKKIIFLSGEMFKLAIKIAAPVSIALLFTEFSLGIIAKTVPQMEVLVAGFPLKIAVGFILLGLSLNMFLHIMKGNFNTLGFNLIQIIKLMPR; encoded by the coding sequence ATGACCATTAGTTTTCATTTAGATGAATTTAAGATATTTTTCTTGATTTTGATCCGGATAAGTATAGTGCTTTTTTCCCTTCCCTTCTTTAACAACATAAACATTCCAAACATGACCAAGGCAGCTATGGCACTGGCATTTACTATATTTTTGTTTCCTACAATTACATTAGAAAAAGCACCTAATTCTTTTGTTTTATTGATTATTTCTGAGTTAATTATAGGTATAGTCTTGAGTCTGGCAATCAATTTTATATTTTGTGCTGCTCAGCTTGCAGGACAATTGATAGGCTATCAAATGGGACTTCTCATTCCAGGAGCCATAGACCCCCAATTTGGGATACAGTCTTCTCTTTTGGCTAACTTTGCATATCTTTTAGCTTTTACTATGTTTCTAGTTCTCAATGGGCATTATTTATTGATCAAAGCCATTATCTTAAGCTTTGAGTGGGTAAGGCCTGGGAGTTTATTTATAACTACTGCCCTTTGTAAAAAGATAATCTTTTTAAGTGGAGAGATGTTTAAATTGGCTATAAAGATAGCAGCACCTGTCTCAATAGCATTGCTGTTTACAGAATTTTCCTTAGGTATTATAGCCAAAACAGTCCCTCAGATGGAGGTTTTGGTTGCAGGATTTCCTTTAAAAATAGCAGTGGGTTTTATTCTTTTGGGTCTATCTCTGAATATGTTTCTTCACATTATGAAAGGAAATTTTAATACTCTTGGTTTTAACCTAATTCAAATAATTAAGCTTATGCCTAGGTAG
- the fliP gene encoding flagellar type III secretion system pore protein FliP (The bacterial flagellar biogenesis protein FliP forms a type III secretion system (T3SS)-type pore required for flagellar assembly.) has protein sequence MRKFKTSNLIIKTTLGILILTFTMYTMAFAQETSIPGIHIELGENNSPQKVSVLIQILLILTLLSLAPSILIMMTSFTRLCVVFSLLRHAIGTQQMPPNQLLIGLSLFLTFFIMTPVFKDINKNALSPYLENKISQKEALQQAVEPIRKFMFKHTRKSDLALFLNISKQRKPKNQSEVGTLTLIPAFVISELKTAFEIGFILYIPFLMIDMLVASVLLSMGMMMLPPFMISLPFKLILFVLVDGWHLIVGSLVRGFM, from the coding sequence ATGAGAAAATTTAAGACTTCAAACTTAATAATTAAAACCACTTTAGGCATCTTGATTCTGACATTCACAATGTATACCATGGCGTTTGCACAGGAGACTTCTATACCTGGTATTCACATTGAATTAGGGGAAAATAATTCACCTCAGAAGGTTTCGGTTTTAATCCAAATATTATTAATTCTCACTTTACTTTCTTTAGCCCCATCTATACTTATCATGATGACTTCATTTACCAGATTGTGTGTAGTTTTTTCTCTGTTGCGTCATGCCATAGGCACACAGCAAATGCCCCCTAACCAATTGCTTATTGGACTTTCTTTATTTCTTACATTTTTTATTATGACTCCTGTCTTTAAAGACATAAATAAAAATGCCTTATCTCCTTATTTAGAAAATAAGATTTCTCAAAAAGAGGCATTACAGCAAGCAGTAGAGCCTATTCGTAAATTTATGTTTAAACACACCAGAAAGAGCGATTTAGCACTTTTTTTGAATATTTCAAAACAGAGAAAACCTAAAAATCAGTCAGAAGTGGGAACACTTACTTTAATTCCGGCCTTTGTGATTAGCGAACTAAAGACTGCATTTGAGATTGGTTTTATTCTTTATATCCCTTTTTTGATGATAGATATGTTAGTAGCAAGTGTGCTTCTTTCTATGGGAATGATGATGCTTCCTCCGTTTATGATTTCTCTTCCTTTTAAGTTAATACTTTTTGTATTGGTAGATGGATGGCATCTGATTGTAGGCTCTTTAGTAAGGGGGTTTATGTAA
- the fliQ gene encoding flagellar biosynthesis protein FliQ has translation MTPEFLMGFARQAIETMLLVSAPLLGVALLVGLLIAIFQAITQVHEMTLTFVPKIVAVMLMLLFLLPWISQKIICFTQNVIISIAQYGR, from the coding sequence ATGACTCCTGAATTTCTTATGGGTTTTGCAAGGCAGGCGATTGAGACTATGCTTTTGGTCTCAGCCCCTCTTTTAGGAGTAGCACTTTTAGTAGGTTTACTGATTGCTATTTTCCAGGCAATAACCCAGGTTCATGAAATGACCCTTACATTTGTTCCTAAAATTGTGGCAGTTATGTTGATGTTACTTTTCCTTCTACCATGGATTTCACAAAAAATAATATGTTTTACTCAAAACGTAATTATAAGTATTGCTCAATATGGCAGGTAA
- the flhB gene encoding flagellar biosynthesis protein FlhB yields the protein MPENKTEKATPRKRQKAREKGQVAKSREIPCVMTLITGITVLYFYGSHMYQRFRGFSQYLFVNPSMEQLHLLPHLVLKEFAFMITPIMAGVLIVAIMANISQVGFLFSVEAISFDLSKIDPINGIKRLFSKQMVVEVFKSIAKIAIVGFVVFSIIKGEISNLITLMDREVGAIFKYLMVVSFKIIIYVAPIMVILAAIDYAFQKWEFERNLKMTREEVKEEFRQTEGDPLVKARIRSLQRQMAKQRMMKDVPKADVIIKNPTHLAVALRYVKEEMHAPKVIAKGAGIIAEKIEEIAKSHGIPVIQNKKLAQALYKMVEIGEEIPAVLYQAVAEVLAYIYRLRGEMNE from the coding sequence GTGCCAGAAAATAAGACTGAGAAGGCAACACCCAGAAAAAGACAGAAAGCAAGAGAAAAGGGGCAAGTAGCAAAAAGTCGTGAGATTCCATGTGTTATGACACTTATTACCGGCATTACTGTGCTTTATTTTTATGGGTCACATATGTATCAAAGATTTAGAGGATTTTCTCAATATCTATTTGTGAATCCATCTATGGAACAGCTCCATCTATTGCCTCATCTGGTTTTAAAAGAATTTGCCTTTATGATAACTCCTATTATGGCTGGTGTTCTTATAGTGGCTATAATGGCTAATATATCTCAAGTAGGTTTTCTTTTCAGTGTAGAAGCTATTTCCTTTGACCTTTCTAAAATAGACCCCATAAATGGTATAAAAAGACTATTTTCTAAACAAATGGTTGTGGAAGTTTTTAAGTCTATAGCAAAGATTGCTATTGTAGGATTTGTGGTATTTAGCATTATAAAAGGGGAAATAAGCAATCTAATAACTTTAATGGATAGAGAGGTGGGAGCAATTTTTAAATATTTAATGGTTGTTTCATTTAAGATAATAATTTATGTGGCCCCCATTATGGTAATTCTTGCAGCAATAGACTATGCCTTTCAAAAATGGGAGTTTGAAAGGAATCTAAAAATGACAAGGGAAGAAGTAAAGGAAGAATTCAGGCAGACAGAGGGTGACCCTTTGGTTAAGGCTAGGATAAGGAGCTTACAAAGACAGATGGCAAAACAAAGAATGATGAAGGATGTTCCTAAGGCAGATGTGATTATAAAAAACCCTACCCATTTAGCTGTTGCTTTAAGGTATGTAAAGGAAGAAATGCATGCTCCTAAGGTAATTGCCAAAGGTGCAGGTATTATTGCAGAAAAAATTGAGGAAATTGCAAAATCTCATGGAATTCCTGTTATCCAGAATAAAAAACTAGCTCAAGCATTATATAAAATGGTGGAAATAGGAGAGGAAATACCTGCAGTTCTTTATCAAGCAGTAGCTGAGGTATTGGCCTATATCTACAGGCTTAGAGGTGAAATGAATGAATAG
- a CDS encoding FliO/MopB family protein has translation MYESNMAYIILKIVASFSILLGVLLFLHRFFKKIDNKNPKLMRIIATQQIAPKKIISLIEICGETLVIGISEKSISFLTKIEDKKIEEIIKRTNDKAQNSGGFKFKVLSLKQKGNK, from the coding sequence ATGTATGAATCTAACATGGCATATATCATACTGAAAATAGTAGCTTCGTTTTCTATCTTATTAGGGGTGTTATTGTTTTTACACCGCTTTTTCAAAAAAATTGATAATAAAAATCCCAAACTTATGCGCATTATAGCTACACAGCAAATAGCCCCCAAAAAAATAATATCCTTAATAGAAATATGTGGAGAAACTTTGGTCATTGGCATATCTGAAAAAAGTATCTCATTTTTGACCAAAATAGAGGATAAGAAGATAGAGGAGATAATAAAAAGGACCAATGACAAAGCTCAAAATTCAGGAGGTTTTAAGTTTAAAGTATTGAGTCTGAAACAAAAGGGTAATAAATGA